In Hyphomicrobiaceae bacterium, the following are encoded in one genomic region:
- a CDS encoding peptidoglycan -binding protein yields MARGRNRRGGEYAEFWPAYVDVLSTLLLVVTLLMSLFMIAQYFAAEEASGKDTALKRLTRQITELTSLLNLEKGKSKSAEDELASLQASLSALRDENSKLAGTGLGADERAKAAEGRISALSADLETQKNVSNEALAKVDLLNQQLLALRQQIAALNEALDASEKKSSDSDKTIKDLGQRLNAALARQVQELQRYRSDFFGRLRNLLKDRKDIRVVGDRFVFESEVLFPSGSATLTPEGLAAMDQLAAAIKELEAQIPPELDWTLQVNGHTDSRPISSAQFPSNWELSTARAASVVKYLISRGIPPDRLVAAGFAEFQPIEGGYSEEALQANRRIELKLTTR; encoded by the coding sequence ATGGCGCGTGGCCGCAATCGCAGAGGTGGAGAGTATGCCGAGTTCTGGCCGGCGTACGTCGACGTTCTGTCGACGCTGCTGCTCGTGGTCACGCTGCTGATGTCGCTCTTTATGATTGCGCAATATTTCGCCGCCGAAGAAGCCAGCGGCAAGGACACCGCACTTAAGCGTCTGACCCGCCAGATCACCGAATTGACGAGCCTTCTCAATCTTGAAAAAGGCAAATCCAAGAGTGCAGAAGATGAGCTGGCGTCGCTGCAGGCCTCGTTGTCGGCGCTGCGAGACGAAAACAGCAAGCTTGCAGGCACGGGCCTTGGCGCAGATGAGCGCGCGAAGGCGGCTGAAGGGCGCATCTCGGCTTTGTCTGCAGATCTGGAGACCCAAAAGAACGTCTCCAACGAAGCGCTGGCCAAGGTCGATTTGCTCAATCAGCAGCTGCTCGCATTGCGCCAGCAGATCGCGGCGTTGAATGAGGCCCTCGACGCCTCGGAGAAGAAAAGCTCAGACAGCGACAAGACGATCAAGGATCTCGGACAACGGCTGAACGCTGCCCTCGCCCGTCAGGTCCAAGAACTGCAACGCTATCGCTCCGACTTCTTCGGGCGGCTTCGCAATCTGCTGAAGGACCGCAAGGACATTCGCGTTGTTGGCGACCGCTTCGTATTCGAAAGCGAAGTGCTGTTTCCTTCAGGCTCAGCAACTTTGACGCCGGAGGGCCTGGCGGCAATGGATCAGCTTGCTGCCGCCATCAAGGAACTGGAAGCCCAGATCCCGCCTGAACTCGATTGGACTTTGCAGGTCAACGGGCATACGGATTCCCGACCGATCTCAAGTGCGCAATTCCCCTCCAACTGGGAACTATCGACGGCGCGCGCGGCCTCGGTGGTCAAGTACCTCATCTCAAGAGGCATCCCACCTGACCGGCTTGTTGCCGCCGGGTTCGCTGAATTTCAACCCATCGAGGGTGGGTACTCCGAGGAGGCTCTTCAGGCCAACCGTCGTATTGAGCTGAAGCTCACCACCCGCTGA